From a single Deinococcus radiotolerans genomic region:
- a CDS encoding PHP domain-containing protein — MQNNIVWRGGVQVMRVDLHMHTEVSHDCRTPLRDIPGWMLRTNTRVIAVTDHDQQRGGPELQAIIRDLGLDDRLSVIPGEEITTSEGELIGLFLQERIPPKLTPEETVRQIRAQGGLVLLQHGFDPLKRYRLRPEATDRIADQVDIVETFNSRLSRHHWNRVAENWARERNLPMSAGSDAHTLRDIGEAWVETPFRTIHTPAQLIEALREGAVAGRWTHPAYAFGQKQWRNFNSQFRR, encoded by the coding sequence ATGCAGAACAACATCGTCTGGCGGGGTGGGGTGCAGGTCATGCGGGTGGACCTGCACATGCACACCGAGGTCAGTCACGACTGCCGCACGCCCCTGCGGGACATTCCGGGGTGGATGCTCCGCACGAACACACGCGTGATTGCCGTGACGGATCACGACCAGCAGCGCGGCGGCCCGGAGTTGCAGGCCATCATTCGCGACCTGGGCCTGGATGACCGCCTCAGCGTCATTCCCGGCGAGGAAATCACGACCAGTGAGGGTGAACTGATCGGTCTGTTCCTCCAGGAGCGCATCCCGCCCAAACTCACGCCGGAGGAAACGGTGCGGCAGATTAGGGCGCAGGGTGGGCTGGTCCTGCTGCAACACGGTTTTGACCCGCTGAAACGGTACCGTCTACGTCCAGAGGCGACCGACCGGATCGCTGATCAGGTGGATATCGTCGAGACGTTCAACTCCCGATTGTCTCGCCACCACTGGAACCGGGTGGCGGAGAATTGGGCGCGCGAGCGGAACCTGCCCATGAGCGCGGGCAGTGATGCCCATACCCTGCGCGATATCGGCGAGGCGTGGGTGGAAACGCCCTTCCGGACGATCCACACGCCCGCGCAGCTGATCGAGGCTCTGCGTGAGGGCGCCGTGGCGGGCCGCTGGACGCACCCGGCGTACGCGTTCGGGCAGAAGCAGTGGCGCAACTTCAACAGCCAGTTCAGGCGGTAG